One genomic segment of Brassica napus cultivar Da-Ae chromosome A3, Da-Ae, whole genome shotgun sequence includes these proteins:
- the LOC106438251 gene encoding uncharacterized protein At4g17910-like produces the protein MNYIFSFLFFFFSLYRVLMDSSLNPNKHLKEEFVSNLDGSSILEIAALLTIVPLLVLIRYSIGFRSRTDNNNDKSVSSKKNDDEIAVSRQWKAYSYAISLDFIFIVFPMLLFFTVLSEWVYHGVVLLSLLLLVLTVTAKRSSSGLQRGQSLSFRANVSSYRVALMLITCLCILAVDFTIFPRRYAKTETYGTSLMDLGVGSFVLANAIVSRQARDVSSGNWISGLKATAPLLLLGFIRLVTTSGVDYQVHVTEYGQHWNFFFTLAAISILTSFVNIPAKYCGILGFTVLAGYQTWLVSGLNTYLLSHERGNNIISKNKEGVFSTLGYWGMYLLGVDLGYRLFYAKHSNTRSTTISIARVFLVSLILWIVTLLVDNYVERISRRTCNMPYVTWVLAQDLQALGIFMLSSYIPMNKLSPLEEAIDQNLLATFLLANVFTGMVNMAVDTIFASPLSSLVILTAYAFGLSVIIGTIHFSGFRLKFW, from the exons ATGAACtacatcttttcttttcttttcttttttttctctttgtatCGAGTTTTGATGGATTCGTCTCTGAATCCAAACAAGCATCTCAAAGAAGA ATTCGTAAGCAATCTAgatggatcatctattctggAAATCGCAGCACTATTAACCATTGTCCCT CTTTTGGTTCTTATTCGCTACTCCATTGGCTTTCGCTCTAGAACCG ATAATAACAATGACAAATCCGTTTCGTCCAAGAAAAACGACGATGAGATTGCTGTTTCCAGACAATGGAAGGCTTACAGTTATGCCATATCCTTGGACTTCATCTTCATTGTCTTCCCCATGCTCTTGTTCTTCACC GTTCTATCTGAATGGGTCTATCATGGGGTagttttgttgtctctgttgtTGCTTGTTCTTACTGTGACTGCAAAAAG ATCTTCTTCAGGGTTGCAGAGAGGACAATCTCTCTCGTTTAGAGCTAATGTCTCTTCCTATAGAGTTGCTCTG ATGCTGATTACATGCTTGTGCATCTTGGCTGTTGACTTCACTATCTTTCCGAGGAGGTACGCTAAGACAGAGACTTACGGTACTAGCTTG ATGGATCTTGGGGTTGGCTCTTTTGTGTTGGCTAATGCTATAGTGTCTCGGCAAGCTAGAGACGTCTCATCAGG AAACTGGATTAGTGGACTTAAGGCAACTGCTCCTCTGCTCTTACTCGGGTTTATTCGTTTAGTTACCACTTCAGGTGTGGATTATCAG GTCCACGTTACGGAATATGGACAGCACTGGAACTTCTTTTTCACACTTGCAGCCATATCAATTCTCACATCGTTTGTTAACATACCAGCTAAGTACTGTGGAATCCTAGGTTTCACTGTTCTTGCAG GGTACCAAACTTGGTTGGTTAGTGGACTGAACACATATCTACTTTCCCACGAAAGAGGAAACAACATTATCAGCAAGAACAAGGAAGGAGTATTTAGCacccttg GTTATTGGGGCATGTACCTTCTCGGCGTTGACTTAGGCTATCGTCTCTTCTACGCAAAGCATTCCAATACTCGAAGCACCACGATCTCAATCGCTAGAGTCTTTCTCGTTTCTCTTATattatg GATTGTGACTTTACTTGTTGACAACTATGTGGAGAGGATATCCCGTAGAACG TGCAACATGCCTTATGTTACTTGGGTGCTCGCTCAAGATCTTCAG gCGCTGGGTATATTTATGCTTTCGAGTTATATACCTATGAACAAACTCTCACCACTTGAAGAAGCAATTGACCAGAATCTTCTAGCTACTTTTCTTCTT GCAAACGTGTTTACAGGAATGGTGAATATGGCCGTAGATACCATAtttgcttctccactttctTCCCTTGTGATATTAACAGCTTATGCCTTTGGTTTATCTGTTATTATCGGAACCATTCATTTCTCCGGTTTTCGTTTGAAGTTCTGGTAG